The following coding sequences lie in one Tichowtungia aerotolerans genomic window:
- the prfB gene encoding peptide chain release factor 2 — translation MLEELKPHIVVLRERLTEMKGYLGIVEKRAALTALEEQAAAPGFWNNQTAANENIATTKTLKTVLDPYSEFETLVDDAEVLYELAEAEDEAGQQAAEADIETMLAEGEKLFQTLEMQSLLGGEMDPRNAYVSINAGAGGTESCDWADMLSRMITRYAEHHGFKVDVIDRQPGDEAGLKSITFQISGDYAYGRLKSERGVHRLVRISPFDSASRRHTSFVALDVTAELDDDIDIEIADSDVRVDTYRASGAGGQHVNTTDSAVRMVHIPTGITVQCQAERSQHKNRDKAMKMLKAKLYEHELDKQRTATEQLYGDKGEIAWGRQIRSYVMQPYTMVKDHRTDEQTGNVQAVLDGAIDPFIQAYLKMKQKEAAS, via the coding sequence ATGCTTGAAGAACTGAAACCCCACATTGTCGTCCTTCGTGAACGCCTGACCGAAATGAAAGGCTATCTCGGAATCGTTGAAAAACGCGCCGCCCTCACAGCGCTCGAAGAGCAGGCCGCCGCGCCCGGCTTCTGGAATAACCAGACCGCCGCCAACGAGAACATCGCCACCACCAAGACGCTCAAGACTGTTCTCGATCCCTATTCCGAATTCGAAACTCTGGTGGACGATGCCGAGGTTCTGTACGAACTCGCCGAGGCCGAAGATGAAGCCGGCCAGCAGGCCGCGGAAGCGGATATTGAAACCATGCTGGCCGAAGGTGAAAAACTTTTCCAAACCTTGGAAATGCAGTCACTGCTCGGCGGCGAAATGGATCCGCGCAACGCCTACGTCAGCATCAATGCCGGCGCCGGTGGAACCGAAAGCTGCGACTGGGCCGATATGCTCAGCCGCATGATCACCCGCTACGCCGAACACCACGGCTTTAAAGTGGACGTCATTGACCGCCAGCCCGGTGATGAAGCCGGTTTAAAGAGCATCACGTTCCAGATTTCCGGTGACTACGCCTACGGCCGCCTCAAAAGCGAGCGTGGTGTTCACCGCCTTGTGCGCATCAGCCCGTTCGACTCCGCCTCGCGCCGCCATACCTCCTTTGTCGCGCTCGACGTCACCGCCGAGCTCGACGACGACATCGATATCGAAATTGCCGACAGCGATGTGCGCGTTGACACCTACCGCGCCAGCGGCGCCGGAGGGCAGCACGTGAACACCACCGATTCCGCCGTCCGTATGGTCCATATCCCGACCGGTATTACCGTGCAGTGTCAGGCCGAACGCTCGCAGCACAAAAACCGTGATAAAGCCATGAAGATGCTCAAAGCCAAACTTTATGAGCACGAACTCGACAAACAGCGTACCGCCACTGAACAGCTGTACGGCGACAAAGGGGAAATCGCATGGGGCCGCCAGATCCGTTCCTATGTCATGCAGCCCTACACCATGGTCAAAGACCATCGCACTGACGAGCAGACAGGAAACGTACAGGCCGTTCTCGACGGCGCCATTGATCCCTTCATTCAGGCATATCTCAAAATGAAACAAAAAGAGGCCGCGAGCTAA
- the lnt gene encoding apolipoprotein N-acyltransferase, whose amino-acid sequence MISRTKQKKGLPDSTTKRLRPAAAVVSGILMFMSFPPHETGFFGWIALVPLIMACAGVPLRRAAFLGWLAGAVFFVGSLYWLRHVTWAGYLSLSLYSALYFIPFAMLTSARPGGWSTMSRSANIGWMAALAAVWAASEYLRSTLITGFPWNLLGVSQYAQISLIQIAAWGGVYLLSALMVFVNAGVAVTLLQYASGRRQTGYKMHIEFMVSMFVLAFASSYGLRVLLSKEAPADNTIHAALIQPNIPEVGNWEMADPELIYDRLEKLTDLAVRTPELDLVIWPETALPDFVRYSQRSAEMVQRFTAEGVPLLAGSMDMEWLENGDQAFYNSSLLFNNRGELLDIYSKQHLVLFGEYIPFEEKIAFINALTPIESSFSPGKETTLFNLPGNPYAFSVLICFEDTLPYLSRRAARQGASWLINQTNDSWFDPDCGSVQHLAHAVFRSVETRLPMFRCTNTGVTCAIDSKGRIHKTLEPRTQGFQVASLRPADVGMPPTFYTLHGDRFAQACLLASGALFISLRFKSRKISHA is encoded by the coding sequence ATGATTTCTCGAACAAAGCAGAAAAAAGGACTGCCTGACTCGACCACAAAACGGCTGCGGCCTGCCGCCGCGGTGGTGTCCGGCATTTTGATGTTTATGAGCTTTCCGCCGCACGAAACCGGATTCTTCGGTTGGATTGCTCTGGTTCCGTTGATCATGGCTTGTGCCGGTGTGCCGCTGCGCCGTGCGGCATTTCTGGGCTGGCTGGCCGGCGCTGTCTTTTTTGTTGGAAGCCTTTACTGGCTGCGACATGTCACCTGGGCGGGTTATCTGTCGCTCTCGCTTTACAGCGCGCTGTATTTTATCCCGTTTGCAATGCTGACGTCGGCGCGCCCGGGTGGGTGGAGCACCATGAGCCGGTCGGCGAACATTGGATGGATGGCCGCGCTGGCCGCTGTATGGGCTGCGTCGGAATACCTGCGGTCCACTCTGATCACCGGCTTCCCGTGGAATCTGCTGGGCGTCAGCCAGTACGCGCAGATTTCACTCATTCAGATTGCCGCGTGGGGCGGGGTGTATCTGCTTTCTGCGCTGATGGTGTTTGTGAACGCAGGCGTTGCTGTAACCCTTCTTCAATATGCGTCCGGTCGGCGTCAGACCGGATACAAAATGCATATTGAGTTCATGGTCTCAATGTTTGTGCTGGCTTTTGCCTCCTCGTACGGCCTGCGAGTGCTGCTGTCCAAGGAAGCTCCGGCTGATAACACCATTCATGCCGCACTTATCCAGCCCAATATTCCAGAGGTTGGAAACTGGGAGATGGCCGATCCGGAACTGATTTACGACCGGCTCGAAAAGCTGACCGATCTGGCAGTTCGCACGCCTGAGCTGGATTTGGTCATTTGGCCGGAAACAGCGCTGCCCGATTTTGTTCGCTATAGTCAGCGTTCCGCCGAAATGGTCCAGCGCTTCACCGCCGAAGGCGTGCCGCTTCTCGCTGGAAGCATGGATATGGAATGGCTCGAAAACGGCGATCAGGCGTTCTACAATTCCTCCCTGCTGTTCAACAACCGTGGAGAGCTGCTCGACATCTACAGCAAACAGCACCTTGTTCTTTTCGGTGAATATATCCCGTTCGAAGAAAAAATCGCTTTCATCAATGCGCTGACTCCGATCGAATCCAGTTTCTCGCCCGGCAAAGAAACGACGCTTTTCAACCTGCCCGGCAATCCGTATGCCTTCTCGGTTCTGATTTGTTTCGAAGACACACTGCCGTACCTCTCCCGCCGCGCCGCCCGGCAGGGAGCCTCCTGGCTGATCAACCAGACCAACGATTCCTGGTTTGATCCCGACTGCGGTTCTGTTCAGCATTTGGCCCATGCCGTGTTCCGTAGCGTCGAAACCCGCCTGCCGATGTTTCGCTGCACCAATACCGGCGTCACCTGTGCGATCGACTCCAAGGGCCGGATTCATAAAACTCTCGAACCGCGCACGCAGGGATTTCAGGTCGCATCACTGCGTCCGGCTGACGTCGGAATGCCCCCGACCTTCTACACCCTTCACGGCGACCGCTTTGCGCAGGCTTGCCTGCTCGCGTCCGGTGCGCTATTTATTTCTCTCCGCTTTAAATCCCGAAAGATTTCTCATGCTTGA
- the nrdR gene encoding transcriptional regulator NrdR, protein MKCPKCEHRENKVIDSREVREGAAIRRRRLCLNCGHRFTTYEEVMRAALQVIKRDGRREVFVREKLMQSLVIACQKRPISVQQIEQMVGTVISEAESEYEREIPSTAIGAKVMSMLEKLDEVAYVRFASVYRRFKDVSQFMNEAERLIGRE, encoded by the coding sequence ATGAAATGTCCAAAATGCGAGCATCGGGAAAATAAAGTAATCGACAGTCGTGAGGTGCGCGAAGGCGCAGCCATTCGCCGGCGTCGTCTCTGCCTGAACTGCGGGCATCGCTTTACCACGTACGAAGAGGTTATGCGCGCTGCGTTGCAGGTGATTAAACGCGATGGCCGCCGCGAGGTTTTTGTTCGCGAGAAGCTGATGCAGAGTCTGGTGATTGCCTGCCAGAAACGTCCGATCAGTGTCCAGCAGATCGAACAGATGGTCGGAACGGTCATCAGCGAAGCCGAATCAGAATATGAGCGCGAAATTCCTTCCACAGCAATTGGAGCGAAGGTCATGAGTATGCTCGAAAAACTCGACGAAGTTGCCTACGTTCGTTTTGCCTCTGTGTATCGCCGCTTTAAGGACGTTAGCCAGTTCATGAACGAAGCCGAAAGGTTGATTGGCCGCGAATGA
- a CDS encoding histone H1-like repetitive region-containing protein: protein MAAKKKAAKKKVAKKKVAAKKAPAKKAPAKKAPAKKKVAKKTPAKKAPAKKKVAKKTPAKKKAAKKAPAQKKVAKKTVAKKAPAKKKAAAKKAPAKKTVAKKAPAKKKAAAKKAPAKKTVAKKAPAKKKAAAKKAPAKKKVAKKKAAKKK from the coding sequence ATGGCAGCTAAGAAAAAAGCGGCGAAGAAGAAAGTCGCGAAGAAAAAAGTAGCGGCGAAAAAAGCGCCTGCGAAAAAAGCCCCGGCGAAAAAAGCCCCGGCGAAGAAGAAAGTAGCGAAAAAAACTCCGGCGAAAAAAGCTCCGGCGAAGAAGAAAGTAGCGAAAAAAACTCCGGCTAAAAAGAAAGCTGCCAAAAAAGCCCCGGCCCAGAAAAAGGTCGCGAAAAAGACAGTAGCGAAGAAGGCGCCTGCGAAGAAAAAAGCAGCGGCCAAGAAAGCACCTGCTAAAAAGACAGTAGCGAAGAAGGCGCCTGCGAAGAAAAAAGCAGCGGCCAAGAAAGCACCTGCTAAAAAGACAGTAGCGAAGAAGGCGCCTGCGAAGAAAAAAGCAGCGGCTAAAAAGGCTCCGGCCAAGAAAAAGGTTGCTAAGAAAAAAGCCGCTAAAAAGAAATAA
- the gmk gene encoding guanylate kinase: protein MTTEKNNALLLVVSAPSGAGKSTICNRLVETFPDMIYSVSCTTRAPRGEEKDGEHYHFLSRDEFINRVNAGEFLEHAEVHGNLYGTLESTVRRALDEGCDLIMDIDVQGAAQIRAACAALSEDDPLRKRFVDIFIAPPSLEELERRLRGRATDCEEVIQKRMFNAMKEMEQKDDYAHLIINDNLDVAFEKFVNVVCMERQKRD, encoded by the coding sequence ATGACAACAGAAAAAAATAACGCACTGCTCCTTGTCGTCTCTGCTCCATCCGGAGCGGGCAAGTCGACAATTTGCAATCGACTGGTTGAAACATTCCCGGACATGATCTATTCGGTTTCGTGCACAACACGTGCGCCTCGCGGTGAAGAAAAAGATGGAGAGCACTATCATTTTCTTTCCAGGGATGAATTCATTAATCGTGTGAATGCCGGTGAATTTCTGGAGCATGCCGAAGTGCATGGGAATTTATATGGAACGCTCGAGAGCACGGTACGCAGAGCTCTGGATGAAGGTTGCGATTTAATCATGGACATCGATGTGCAGGGGGCGGCTCAGATCCGCGCAGCCTGTGCTGCCTTGTCCGAAGATGACCCGCTTCGAAAACGTTTCGTTGATATTTTCATCGCGCCGCCATCGCTTGAGGAGTTGGAACGCAGGTTGCGCGGACGTGCAACAGACTGTGAAGAAGTGATTCAAAAACGGATGTTCAATGCGATGAAAGAAATGGAGCAGAAAGATGATTATGCGCATCTTATTATTAACGACAACCTGGACGTTGCGTTTGAAAAATTCGTGAATGTTGTTTGCATGGAACGCCAAAAGCGTGATTAA
- a CDS encoding lactate racemase domain-containing protein, giving the protein MISRFGEDVSITTAELRELVFQTLEATFPKLGKKILILPPDHTRLNSQAGAITAMVYEKLTADGVQVDILPTLGTHNAMTEAQLRMMYGETIPLDAFKVHDWRGGIVRKGEVPGEMLAELSGGKVDYSVGVEVSKMLFDGYDLILSVGQIVPHEVVGMANYTKNIVVGAGGADIINKSHFLGAVCNMETILGRADTPVRKLFNYAVDTYLSDLPITYILTVVEQDYDSGEMHLRGFYAGDDESVYHEACDLAQKVNITLLDREPSKVVVYLDPHEFQSTWLGNKSVYRTRMAIADGGELVVLAPALKEFGEDPTIDKLIRRFGYKGTPATLKAVEEDEELRGNLSAAAHLIHGSSEGRFSITYCPGKGGLTLDEIRSVGFNAAPYDEVAARYNPDELKDGWNTLPDGEEIFYISNPALGLWAYRSKFE; this is encoded by the coding sequence ATGATCAGTCGATTTGGTGAAGATGTTTCGATCACGACGGCGGAGCTTCGCGAGCTGGTTTTCCAAACCCTGGAAGCAACGTTTCCAAAGCTTGGAAAAAAAATACTGATTCTGCCGCCGGACCACACGCGACTGAACTCGCAGGCGGGGGCGATCACGGCGATGGTGTATGAGAAGCTCACCGCCGACGGGGTGCAGGTCGATATTCTTCCAACCCTTGGAACGCACAATGCGATGACGGAAGCGCAGCTTCGCATGATGTACGGCGAGACGATTCCGCTCGACGCGTTCAAGGTGCACGACTGGCGCGGCGGCATCGTTCGTAAGGGCGAGGTGCCGGGTGAAATGCTTGCGGAGCTGTCCGGCGGAAAAGTGGACTATTCGGTCGGTGTCGAAGTCAGCAAAATGCTGTTCGACGGCTACGACCTGATTCTGTCGGTCGGCCAGATTGTTCCGCATGAAGTGGTTGGCATGGCCAACTACACCAAGAACATTGTCGTTGGGGCCGGTGGCGCGGACATCATCAACAAATCCCATTTTCTCGGTGCGGTTTGCAACATGGAGACAATTCTGGGGCGTGCTGATACGCCGGTGCGGAAGCTGTTCAACTATGCGGTTGATACCTACCTGAGCGATCTGCCGATCACCTACATCCTGACGGTTGTTGAACAGGATTATGATTCCGGCGAGATGCATCTCCGGGGCTTCTATGCCGGTGATGATGAGAGTGTATATCACGAAGCATGCGATCTGGCGCAGAAGGTGAATATCACGCTGCTCGACCGCGAGCCGAGCAAGGTGGTCGTCTATCTCGATCCACACGAGTTCCAGAGTACGTGGCTGGGTAACAAATCCGTTTACCGAACCCGCATGGCGATTGCCGATGGCGGCGAGCTGGTCGTTCTGGCTCCGGCGTTGAAGGAGTTCGGCGAGGATCCGACGATCGATAAGCTGATTCGCAGGTTCGGGTACAAAGGAACTCCGGCAACGCTGAAGGCGGTGGAGGAAGATGAAGAGTTGCGTGGGAACCTGAGCGCAGCGGCTCATCTGATCCATGGTTCATCGGAAGGCCGTTTTTCGATTACCTACTGTCCGGGGAAAGGCGGCTTAACGCTTGATGAAATTCGTTCAGTTGGTTTTAACGCGGCTCCGTATGACGAAGTTGCCGCGCGCTATAATCCGGATGAGCTGAAAGACGGATGGAACACGCTGCCGGATGGAGAAGAAATTTTTTACATCAGCAATCCTGCTCTCGGACTCTGGGCATACCGTTCGAAATTTGAATAG
- the gnd gene encoding decarboxylating NADP(+)-dependent phosphogluconate dehydrogenase: MAKADIGLIGLAVMGENLVLNMESKGFTVAVYNRTVEKVDKFVNGRGADKNFIGCHSIEDFVASLERPRKVMMLVKAGAAVDALMEQLMPHLEEGDILIDGGNTHFPDTIRRAELAESKGLLYIGTGVSGGEEGALLGPSIMPGGSPAAWEHVKPIFQKISAHTEAGEPCCDWVGDGGAGHFVKMVHNGIEYGDMQMICETYQMMKEGVGLSNEEMHEVFAEWNESELDSYLIEITRDILGYRTEDGEATIDVILDTAGQKGTGKWTAVSALDLGQPLTLIGEAVFARCLSALKDERVEASKVLSGPGTKFDGDKAALVADLKQALYASKIVSYAQGYQLMREAAKEYGWKLNNGGIALMWRGGCIIRSVFLGKIKEAFDNDPDLVNLLLDPFFKDAVENAQAAWRRVICKSVELGIPMPAITAALAYFDGYRSARLPANLLQAQRDYFGAHTYERVDKPRGEFFHTNWTGRGGDTSASTYIV; encoded by the coding sequence ATGGCAAAAGCAGATATTGGATTGATTGGATTGGCAGTGATGGGCGAAAACCTCGTCCTCAACATGGAAAGCAAAGGCTTCACGGTGGCGGTCTATAACCGAACGGTGGAGAAGGTTGATAAATTTGTAAACGGACGCGGCGCGGATAAAAACTTTATCGGCTGCCACAGTATCGAAGATTTTGTCGCTTCGCTCGAACGCCCGCGCAAAGTGATGATGCTCGTTAAAGCCGGCGCCGCGGTCGACGCGCTGATGGAACAACTGATGCCTCACCTCGAAGAGGGAGATATTCTGATTGATGGCGGCAATACCCATTTTCCGGATACCATCCGTCGCGCCGAGCTGGCGGAAAGCAAGGGCCTGCTTTATATCGGAACGGGTGTGTCCGGCGGTGAAGAAGGGGCACTGCTTGGCCCGTCCATCATGCCCGGCGGATCCCCCGCCGCGTGGGAGCATGTAAAACCGATCTTCCAGAAAATTTCCGCTCACACCGAAGCCGGTGAACCCTGCTGCGACTGGGTGGGTGACGGCGGTGCCGGACACTTTGTGAAAATGGTTCACAACGGCATTGAGTACGGCGACATGCAGATGATCTGCGAGACGTACCAGATGATGAAAGAAGGGGTCGGCCTCTCCAACGAAGAGATGCACGAGGTCTTTGCCGAGTGGAACGAAAGCGAGCTCGACTCCTACCTCATCGAAATCACCCGCGACATTCTCGGTTACAGAACCGAAGACGGCGAAGCAACCATCGATGTGATTCTCGACACCGCCGGCCAGAAAGGAACCGGAAAATGGACGGCCGTTTCCGCTCTCGATCTCGGTCAGCCGCTCACGCTGATCGGAGAAGCGGTTTTTGCCCGCTGTCTGTCCGCGCTCAAAGACGAGCGCGTTGAAGCATCGAAAGTACTCTCCGGCCCGGGAACGAAATTTGACGGCGACAAAGCCGCGCTGGTTGCTGATCTTAAGCAGGCGCTCTACGCTTCCAAAATTGTTTCCTACGCGCAGGGCTACCAGCTCATGCGCGAAGCCGCCAAAGAATACGGCTGGAAGCTCAACAACGGCGGCATCGCGCTCATGTGGCGTGGCGGATGCATCATTCGCTCCGTCTTCCTCGGCAAGATCAAAGAAGCGTTCGACAACGATCCGGATCTGGTCAACCTGCTTCTCGATCCGTTCTTCAAGGACGCGGTTGAAAATGCGCAGGCCGCATGGCGTCGAGTCATCTGCAAGTCGGTTGAGCTCGGGATCCCGATGCCGGCGATCACCGCTGCTCTTGCTTATTTCGACGGCTACCGCTCCGCTCGTTTGCCGGCCAACCTGCTGCAGGCGCAGCGCGACTACTTCGGGGCGCACACCTACGAGCGCGTCGATAAGCCGCGCGGCGAGTTCTTCCATACCAACTGGACCGGCCGCGGGGGCGACACTTCGGCCTCAACCTATATCGTGTAA
- a CDS encoding sugar kinase has product MIETSKKYSLLVPTSMGVRLTPVGSQPFHCSDSFKMQATSAESNVASVASYLGMPVKVLTAFVKGSPVAHFIKDNLGSRRMDFEGPEFEQGDPWGFRHQINMADSGWGSRGPRVQNDRAGEVGRELCVDDFDLDRIFGEEGAEIVHLSGLIAALSPKTSQFCLDIARVAKENGSLISFDLNYRASFWKGREQELSEAFAEIASRADILIGNEEDFQLCLGIQGPDAGGEGLDVKIDGFKEMIGRAQAAYPNAKYFATTLREVISANTHLWGALVTDSKDWEIIKPREIGVLDRIGGGDGFVGGLLYGILKGWDVQKCARFGWASGALAATMLTDYAQPADEEQVWSIWEGNARVKR; this is encoded by the coding sequence ATGATCGAGACGTCAAAAAAGTATTCTTTGTTAGTTCCAACCAGTATGGGAGTCCGGTTAACACCGGTTGGATCGCAGCCGTTCCACTGCAGTGACAGCTTTAAGATGCAGGCGACCAGCGCGGAAAGTAATGTGGCCAGTGTGGCCTCTTATCTCGGCATGCCGGTCAAAGTGCTGACGGCGTTCGTGAAGGGCAGTCCGGTTGCGCACTTTATTAAGGATAATCTCGGAAGCCGCCGCATGGACTTTGAAGGGCCGGAATTCGAGCAGGGCGACCCGTGGGGATTTCGCCATCAGATCAATATGGCCGACAGCGGCTGGGGCTCGCGCGGACCGCGCGTGCAGAATGACCGCGCCGGCGAAGTCGGCCGAGAGCTGTGCGTCGACGACTTCGACCTCGACCGCATCTTCGGCGAAGAAGGCGCAGAGATCGTTCACCTGTCCGGACTGATTGCCGCGCTTTCTCCGAAGACCAGTCAGTTCTGCCTCGATATCGCCCGCGTCGCCAAAGAAAACGGATCGCTGATTTCGTTCGACCTCAACTACCGGGCCAGCTTCTGGAAGGGACGCGAACAGGAACTGTCCGAAGCCTTCGCGGAAATCGCGTCGCGCGCCGACATCCTCATCGGGAACGAAGAAGACTTCCAGCTCTGCCTCGGCATCCAGGGGCCGGACGCGGGAGGAGAGGGGCTCGACGTAAAGATCGACGGCTTTAAGGAAATGATCGGCCGCGCGCAGGCGGCTTATCCGAATGCAAAATATTTTGCAACGACGCTGCGCGAAGTGATCTCCGCCAACACGCACTTGTGGGGCGCGCTGGTTACCGATTCCAAAGATTGGGAAATCATCAAGCCGCGCGAAATCGGCGTGCTCGATCGCATCGGCGGCGGCGACGGGTTTGTCGGCGGGCTGCTTTACGGCATTTTGAAAGGCTGGGATGTGCAGAAGTGCGCCCGCTTCGGTTGGGCCAGCGGCGCGCTTGCCGCAACCATGCTGACCGACTATGCTCAGCCCGCAGATGAAGAACAGGTCTGGAGTATTTGGGAGGGCAATGCCCGCGTCAAACGATAG
- a CDS encoding mannonate dehydratase → MSEIFNTNWNRERVRAGMRWFGPEDTVTIQHIRQTPGVTNVISALHHIPAGDVWTEEEVAKRKIEVEFLPNESAPADLSGMALFKWYKENGTPSGLIWDTAESLIFTEDIKNGSPDRDRHIANYNESLKNLGRFGVCNVVGNFMLVADWTRTGIATLPDGSKSLKYVHAAFAAFDIYLLKRHETEQAYIDDGSFSAEEIEEARHYWQQYLENDSQRREDLAKMITAGLPGAQAGFTLNDFRAAVSKYENMSEEDLREHIAYFLDHTVPVAKAAGVRLCCHSDDPAFTPFLGTPRSVGSAEGYKFLLDHGCGANFCIGSLMANEKNRDITIAIREIAEYGLAKGMSIDEIFPHIHLRPIETDGKNFREGHHAEHREELAKVVHTLVDLGWQGVFRPDHAPSSDHGFGRPGYDVIGRGYGANLLLGLFEMAEIIKTTRFRVVEAAIKASGGNMELKEDALEAAHQAEVDKVARKIAFIKIPFAYGEEGVCAQPIA, encoded by the coding sequence ATGAGTGAAATTTTTAATACAAACTGGAACCGCGAACGCGTCCGCGCCGGCATGCGCTGGTTCGGTCCTGAAGACACTGTAACCATTCAGCACATTCGTCAGACGCCCGGCGTCACCAACGTCATCAGCGCGCTGCACCACATTCCGGCCGGCGATGTCTGGACCGAAGAAGAAGTGGCCAAACGCAAAATTGAAGTGGAATTCCTGCCGAACGAATCCGCACCCGCCGACCTGAGCGGCATGGCACTGTTCAAATGGTACAAGGAAAACGGAACCCCAAGCGGACTCATCTGGGACACTGCTGAGAGCCTGATCTTCACCGAAGACATTAAAAACGGAAGCCCCGACCGCGACCGTCACATTGCCAACTATAACGAAAGCCTGAAAAACCTCGGCCGTTTCGGCGTTTGCAACGTTGTCGGCAATTTCATGCTCGTCGCCGACTGGACCCGCACCGGCATCGCCACCCTGCCCGACGGATCCAAAAGTCTCAAATACGTCCATGCCGCCTTCGCCGCTTTCGATATCTACCTGCTGAAGCGTCACGAAACCGAACAGGCCTACATCGACGACGGCTCCTTCTCCGCCGAAGAAATCGAAGAGGCCCGACACTACTGGCAGCAGTACCTCGAAAACGATTCGCAGCGCCGCGAGGACCTTGCAAAAATGATTACCGCCGGCCTGCCCGGCGCACAGGCAGGCTTTACGCTCAACGACTTCCGCGCCGCCGTTTCCAAATATGAAAACATGAGCGAAGAGGATCTGCGTGAACACATCGCCTATTTTCTCGATCATACCGTCCCCGTTGCCAAAGCCGCCGGAGTACGCCTCTGCTGCCACTCCGATGACCCGGCTTTTACCCCGTTCCTCGGAACTCCGCGCTCCGTCGGCAGCGCCGAAGGCTACAAATTCCTGCTCGACCACGGCTGCGGCGCAAACTTCTGTATCGGCTCGCTGATGGCCAACGAAAAGAACCGCGACATCACCATTGCCATCCGCGAAATCGCCGAATACGGACTCGCCAAAGGGATGAGCATCGATGAAATCTTCCCGCACATTCACCTGCGGCCGATCGAGACCGACGGCAAGAACTTCCGCGAAGGCCATCACGCCGAACACCGCGAAGAGCTCGCCAAAGTCGTTCACACCCTCGTCGACCTCGGATGGCAGGGCGTTTTCCGCCCCGACCACGCCCCGAGCTCCGACCACGGCTTCGGCCGCCCCGGCTACGATGTGATCGGCCGCGGCTACGGCGCCAACCTGCTGCTCGGCCTCTTTGAGATGGCGGAAATCATCAAGACCACCCGCTTCCGGGTTGTCGAAGCGGCCATCAAAGCCAGCGGCGGAAATATGGAACTGAAAGAAGACGCCCTCGAAGCCGCCCATCAGGCGGAGGTCGACAAAGTCGCCCGCAAGATCGCCTTCATCAAAATCCCCTTCGCCTACGGCGAAGAAGGCGTCTGCGCTCAGCCTATTGCATAG
- the aroC gene encoding chorismate synthase, with product MGSTFGTLFRVSTFGESHGKAVGAIVDGCPANLELTEADIQPQLTRRRPGQSALTTQRDEADQVTILSGTENGKTLGTPIGLSVNNKDQRPGDYGEMDVVPRPSHADYTYLMKYGNKASSGGGRSSARETIGRVAAGAIAEKWLKKRFGNIAITAYVSSVNTVECPDIDPETLTRELVDATAVRCPDPAAAQKMIERIEEAKAAKDSMGGTVTCICRGLPVGLGEPVFDKLEAKLAHAMLSMPATKGFEIGSGFAGTRLLGSQHNDVFVKKGDRLGTITNYSGGVQGGISNGEPIIFRVAIKPVATIGLAQKTVDLDGNEVTLEAKGRHDPCVLPRAVPIVEAMTALVLADAALQQDVRRL from the coding sequence ATGGGCAGTACATTCGGAACGCTTTTCAGAGTCAGCACGTTTGGAGAATCGCACGGCAAGGCTGTTGGCGCCATTGTGGACGGATGTCCGGCCAACCTTGAGTTGACCGAGGCGGACATTCAGCCACAGCTGACGCGCCGCCGTCCGGGCCAGAGCGCGCTGACGACGCAACGGGACGAGGCGGATCAGGTGACGATTCTTTCCGGCACAGAAAACGGAAAAACCCTGGGCACACCGATTGGCCTGTCGGTGAACAACAAGGACCAGCGGCCGGGCGATTACGGCGAAATGGATGTGGTACCGCGGCCGTCGCATGCGGATTACACCTATTTAATGAAATACGGAAACAAAGCATCGAGCGGCGGTGGCCGATCGAGTGCTCGTGAAACAATCGGCCGGGTGGCTGCGGGCGCGATTGCCGAGAAGTGGCTGAAAAAACGGTTTGGGAACATCGCGATTACCGCGTATGTGAGTTCGGTCAATACGGTTGAATGCCCGGATATCGATCCGGAAACCCTGACGCGCGAGCTGGTGGATGCCACTGCGGTGCGCTGCCCCGATCCGGCCGCCGCTCAGAAAATGATTGAGCGTATTGAAGAGGCAAAGGCGGCCAAGGATTCGATGGGAGGAACAGTAACATGTATCTGCCGCGGCCTTCCGGTCGGACTGGGAGAGCCCGTTTTTGATAAGCTGGAGGCCAAACTGGCGCATGCCATGCTTTCCATGCCGGCCACCAAGGGGTTTGAAATCGGCTCGGGCTTTGCCGGAACCCGCCTGCTCGGGTCGCAGCATAATGATGTTTTTGTGAAGAAAGGCGACCGGCTGGGGACGATTACCAACTACAGCGGCGGTGTACAGGGAGGAATCTCCAACGGGGAGCCGATTATATTCCGCGTGGCCATCAAGCCGGTGGCAACCATCGGGCTGGCACAGAAAACGGTCGACCTGGATGGTAACGAGGTGACGCTGGAGGCGAAAGGCCGTCATGATCCCTGCGTGCTGCCACGTGCTGTTCCGATTGTTGAGGCGATGACGGCACTGGTACTGGCCGATGCCGCACTGCAGCAGGATGTCCGCCGCCTGTAG